A single region of the Mycobacterium avium subsp. avium genome encodes:
- a CDS encoding SDR family oxidoreductase: MADTASIGVKVRDKVVVITGGARGIGLATATALHKLGAKVAIGDIDEVRVKESGAALDLDVYGKLDVTDPHSFSDFLDEVERQLGPIDVLVNNAGIMPLGRVVDESDAVTRRILDINVYGVILGSKLALARMIPRGRGHVINVASLAGETYLAGAATYCASKHAVVGFTDAARIEYRRSGVKFSVVKPTFVNTELIAGTSGAKGVRNAEPSDIADAIVKLVAHPRPRVRVTRTAGAIIASQKFMPRALSEGLNRLLGGEHVFTDAVDVEKRQAYEARARGEQ, from the coding sequence ATGGCAGACACCGCTTCGATCGGGGTGAAGGTGCGGGACAAGGTCGTCGTCATCACCGGCGGGGCCCGCGGGATCGGGCTGGCCACCGCGACCGCGCTGCACAAGCTGGGCGCCAAGGTGGCCATCGGCGACATCGACGAGGTGCGGGTGAAGGAGTCCGGCGCCGCGCTGGACCTGGACGTCTACGGGAAGCTCGACGTCACCGACCCGCACTCGTTCTCCGATTTCCTCGACGAGGTCGAGCGCCAGCTCGGCCCGATCGACGTGCTGGTCAACAACGCCGGCATCATGCCGCTCGGCCGGGTCGTCGACGAGTCCGACGCCGTCACCCGACGGATCCTGGACATCAACGTCTACGGCGTGATCCTGGGCAGCAAGCTGGCGCTGGCGCGGATGATTCCGCGCGGGCGGGGACACGTCATCAACGTCGCCTCGCTGGCCGGCGAGACCTACCTGGCCGGGGCGGCCACCTACTGCGCCAGCAAGCACGCCGTCGTCGGCTTCACCGATGCCGCCCGCATCGAATACCGCCGGTCCGGGGTGAAGTTCTCGGTGGTCAAGCCGACGTTCGTGAACACCGAACTGATCGCGGGCACGTCGGGCGCCAAGGGCGTCAGAAACGCCGAACCGTCCGACATCGCCGACGCGATCGTCAAGCTGGTGGCCCACCCGCGGCCACGAGTGCGGGTCACCAGAACCGCGGGCGCGATCATCGCCTCGCAGAAGTTCATGCCGCGCGCGCTGTCGGAGGGCCTGAACCGGCTGCTCGGCGGCGAACACGTCTTCACCGACGCCGTCGACGTGGAAAAACGGCAGGCGTACGAGGCGCGGGCCCGCGGCGAACAGTAG
- a CDS encoding undecaprenyl-diphosphate phosphatase, translating into MTAHLSYVEAVVVGAFQGVTELFPVSSLGHAVLVPALVGGRWAQDLSVSAHRSPYLAFIVGLHVATAAALLVFFWRDWVRILAGFFSSLRHRRIRTHDERLAWLIVVGTIPVGLAGLALEQLFRTTLGKPVPAAAFLLLNGVALYAGEVLRRRVAPVADEPAVPDAEQQHGDEASDNRLAQLPLRRGVLIGAAQILALLPGISRSGITIVAGLWRGLSHEDAARFSFLLATPIILAAGVYKIPELFGPLGAGIGGQVLAGSVASFVCAYLAVRYLTRYFQTRTLTPFAIYCAVAGGASLVWLALR; encoded by the coding sequence ATGACCGCGCACCTGAGCTACGTCGAGGCCGTGGTGGTCGGCGCCTTCCAGGGCGTCACAGAGCTGTTCCCCGTCTCCAGCCTCGGCCACGCGGTGCTGGTGCCGGCGCTGGTCGGCGGGCGCTGGGCGCAGGACCTGAGCGTGTCGGCCCACCGATCGCCCTACCTGGCGTTCATCGTCGGCCTGCACGTGGCCACCGCGGCCGCGCTGCTGGTCTTCTTCTGGCGCGACTGGGTGCGCATCCTGGCCGGCTTCTTCTCCTCGCTGCGGCATCGCCGCATCCGCACCCACGACGAGCGGCTGGCCTGGCTGATCGTGGTGGGCACCATCCCGGTGGGGTTGGCCGGGCTGGCGCTGGAGCAGCTGTTCCGCACCACCCTCGGCAAGCCCGTCCCGGCGGCGGCCTTCCTGCTGCTCAACGGCGTCGCGCTGTATGCCGGTGAGGTGCTGCGCCGACGCGTCGCGCCGGTGGCGGATGAGCCCGCGGTGCCCGACGCGGAGCAGCAGCACGGCGACGAGGCCTCCGACAACCGCCTCGCCCAACTTCCGCTGCGCCGCGGCGTGCTGATCGGCGCTGCGCAGATCCTCGCCCTGCTGCCCGGCATCAGCCGCTCCGGCATCACCATCGTGGCCGGGTTGTGGCGCGGCCTGTCGCACGAGGACGCCGCCCGCTTCTCGTTCCTGCTGGCGACGCCGATCATCCTGGCCGCCGGGGTGTACAAGATCCCGGAGCTGTTCGGGCCGCTCGGCGCCGGGATCGGTGGGCAGGTGCTGGCCGGCAGCGTCGCCTCGTTCGTGTGCGCCTACCTGGCGGTGCGCTATCTCACCCGGTACTTCCAGACCCGCACGCTGACGCCGTTCGCGATCTATTGCGCCGTGGCCGGCGGCGCCAGCCTGGTGTGGCTCGCGCTGCGCTAA
- a CDS encoding CaiB/BaiF CoA-transferase family protein, which produces MQMADRLLDAVRVLDLSNGVADAVTRLFADLGADVLKVEPPGGCLGRDALPTLRGASIPFAVHNANKRSTVLDPFDDEDCARFLDLAADADIVVDTGVDERGAMFGTSAEELAARYPHLVVLSITDFGATGPRSSWRATDPVLYAMCGALSRSGPTTGTPVLPPDGIASATAAVQAAWAALAAYYNRLRCGTGDYIDFSWFDAVVMALDPAFGAHGQAAAGIRRSGRWRGRPKNQDAYPIYPCQDGYVRLCVMAPRQWHGLRRWLGEPEDFQDPKYDVIGARFAVWPQISELLQKLFAGQTMKDLVAAGQAHGVPIAAVLTPSQILGSDHFQAVGAITDAELVPGVHTAVPSGYFVVDGRRAGFRAPVPAAGQDEPYWRGAPSVVPSPAGRLGDHPFAGLRILDLGIIVAGGELSRLFGDLGADVIKVESADYPDGLRQARAGEAMGESFAWTHRNNRALGLDLRSAQGKTIFARLVAEADAVFANFKPGTLAALGFSYEQLRAINPRIVLAESSAFGDTGPWSTRMGYGPLVRATTGVTRLWTSDDAREHDDDGRHAFYDATTIFPDHVVGRVTAIAALAALIHRDRAGAGAHVHISQAEVVVNQLDTLYVTQAALAAGVAQIRPDTGLHAVYPCAGDDEWCVISIRSDDEWRRAASVFDHAEWADDPRFGTAEARLAHRRELVELVSAWTRTRTPVRAAELLQAAAVPAGPMNRPPEILEDPQLIARNLYRPMRHPLIDNPLPAETGPAPFRHIPPARQAPAPLPGQDTVAICRDLLGMNTADIRRLIDERVLFGPADPAGPAPGPTARPDS; this is translated from the coding sequence GTGCAGATGGCCGACCGGTTGCTCGACGCCGTGCGCGTCCTGGACTTGTCGAACGGCGTCGCCGACGCGGTCACCCGGCTGTTCGCCGACCTCGGCGCCGACGTCCTCAAGGTCGAGCCGCCGGGCGGCTGCCTGGGGCGTGACGCGCTGCCCACGCTGCGCGGCGCCAGCATTCCGTTCGCCGTGCACAACGCCAACAAGCGCAGCACCGTGCTGGACCCGTTCGACGACGAGGACTGCGCCCGCTTCCTGGACCTGGCCGCCGACGCCGACATCGTCGTGGACACCGGCGTCGACGAGCGCGGCGCCATGTTCGGCACCTCCGCCGAGGAGCTGGCCGCCCGCTACCCGCACCTGGTGGTGCTGTCGATCACCGATTTCGGCGCCACCGGCCCGCGCTCGTCGTGGCGCGCCACCGATCCGGTGCTGTATGCGATGTGCGGAGCGCTGTCGCGATCCGGCCCCACCACCGGCACTCCGGTGTTGCCGCCGGACGGCATCGCGTCGGCAACCGCGGCCGTTCAGGCTGCATGGGCCGCACTCGCTGCATACTACAACCGATTACGTTGCGGCACAGGCGATTACATCGACTTCTCGTGGTTCGACGCCGTCGTGATGGCGCTCGACCCGGCGTTCGGCGCGCACGGGCAGGCCGCCGCCGGCATCCGGCGCAGCGGGCGGTGGCGGGGCCGGCCGAAGAACCAGGATGCCTACCCGATCTATCCGTGCCAGGACGGCTACGTCCGGCTGTGCGTGATGGCGCCGCGGCAATGGCACGGGCTGCGCCGCTGGCTGGGGGAGCCGGAGGACTTCCAGGATCCCAAGTACGACGTGATCGGCGCGCGGTTCGCGGTGTGGCCGCAGATCAGCGAGCTGCTGCAGAAGCTGTTCGCCGGGCAGACCATGAAGGATCTGGTGGCCGCCGGCCAGGCGCACGGGGTTCCGATCGCCGCGGTGCTGACGCCGTCGCAGATCCTGGGATCCGACCACTTTCAGGCGGTGGGCGCCATCACCGACGCCGAACTCGTCCCCGGCGTGCACACCGCCGTGCCGAGCGGATATTTCGTCGTCGACGGCCGGCGCGCGGGCTTTCGCGCGCCGGTGCCCGCCGCCGGCCAGGACGAACCGTACTGGCGCGGCGCCCCGTCGGTGGTGCCGTCGCCGGCGGGCCGGCTCGGCGACCATCCCTTCGCCGGCCTGCGCATCCTGGACCTGGGCATCATCGTCGCCGGCGGCGAGCTGAGCCGGCTGTTCGGTGACCTGGGCGCCGACGTCATCAAGGTCGAGAGCGCGGACTACCCCGACGGGCTGCGCCAGGCCCGCGCCGGCGAGGCCATGGGCGAGTCGTTCGCCTGGACGCACCGCAACAACCGGGCGCTGGGACTGGACCTGCGCAGCGCGCAGGGCAAGACGATCTTCGCCCGGCTGGTGGCCGAGGCCGACGCGGTGTTCGCCAACTTCAAACCGGGAACCCTTGCCGCACTGGGTTTTTCCTACGAACAGCTGCGCGCGATCAACCCGCGGATCGTGCTGGCCGAAAGCAGCGCCTTCGGCGACACCGGGCCGTGGAGCACCCGGATGGGCTACGGCCCCCTGGTGCGCGCCACCACCGGGGTGACCCGGTTGTGGACGTCCGACGATGCGCGGGAACACGACGACGACGGCCGGCACGCGTTCTACGACGCGACGACGATCTTCCCCGATCACGTGGTAGGGCGGGTCACCGCGATCGCGGCGCTGGCCGCCCTGATCCACCGCGACCGGGCCGGCGCCGGAGCCCACGTGCACATCTCGCAGGCCGAGGTGGTGGTCAACCAGCTCGACACGCTGTATGTCACGCAGGCCGCGCTGGCCGCCGGTGTGGCCCAGATCCGCCCGGACACCGGCCTGCACGCGGTCTACCCTTGCGCCGGGGACGACGAGTGGTGCGTCATCTCGATCCGGTCGGATGACGAATGGCGGCGCGCCGCTTCGGTTTTCGACCACGCCGAATGGGCGGACGACCCCCGCTTCGGCACCGCGGAGGCGCGGCTGGCCCATCGCCGCGAGCTGGTGGAGCTGGTCTCGGCATGGACCCGCACCCGCACCCCGGTGCGGGCCGCCGAGCTGCTGCAGGCGGCCGCGGTGCCGGCCGGCCCGATGAACCGCCCGCCGGAGATCCTGGAGGACCCGCAGCTGATCGCCCGCAACCTCTACCGCCCGATGCGGCATCCGCTGATCGACAACCCGCTGCCGGCCGAGACCGGCCCGGCGCCGTTTCGCCACATCCCGCCGGCCCGCCAGGCCCCGGCGCCGCTGCCCGGCCAGGACACCGTGGCGATCTGCCGCGACCTGCTGGGCATGAACACCGCCGACATTCGGCGGCTGATCGACGAGCGGGTGCTGTTCGGGCCCGCCGACCCGGCCGGTCCGGCGCCGGGGCCGACGGCCCGGCCGGATTCATAG
- a CDS encoding acetyl-CoA acetyltransferase has translation MTVDPRTPVLIGYGQVNHRDDIDPAVRSVEPVDLMAAAVERAADAAVIEAVDSIRVVNILSAQYRDPGLLLGQRIGARDFGTLYTPVGGNVPQSLVNQACLDIQRGRANVVLLAGAETWRTRRGLRAKGGKLVWTEQDRSVPMAEVSGEDVAMAGEAEIRISLDRPAYVYPLFEQALRVATGESVEDHLTRIGRLWARFNAVAVDNPHAWIRTPHSADDICRAGPHNRMISWPYTKLMNSNNMVDQGAALVLTSVEQARRLKVPPERWVYPLAGTDAHDTASIAERHELHRSAAIRIAGARALQLAGLGIDDVDNVDLYSCFPSAVQVAAAELGLGLDDPARPLTVTGGLTFAGGPWSNYVMHSIATMAELLVANPGRRGLITANGGYLTKHSFGVYGTEPPAEFRWEDTQSAVDREPTTDAAVEWEGVGTVEAWTTPHDREGEPEKAFLAVRTPDGSRALAVVTDRAAAQATVREDIGGAKVAVAVDGSATLQ, from the coding sequence ATGACCGTCGACCCCCGCACCCCGGTGCTGATCGGCTACGGCCAGGTCAACCACCGCGACGACATCGACCCGGCGGTCCGCTCCGTCGAGCCCGTCGACCTGATGGCCGCCGCCGTCGAGCGGGCCGCCGACGCCGCGGTGATCGAGGCGGTGGATTCCATCCGGGTGGTCAACATCCTCTCGGCGCAGTATCGCGATCCCGGGCTGCTGCTCGGCCAGCGCATCGGCGCCCGCGACTTCGGCACGCTGTACACCCCGGTCGGCGGCAACGTGCCGCAATCGCTGGTCAACCAGGCATGCCTGGACATCCAGCGGGGCCGCGCCAACGTGGTGCTGCTGGCCGGCGCCGAAACCTGGCGCACCCGACGGGGATTGCGGGCCAAGGGCGGCAAACTGGTCTGGACCGAGCAGGACCGCTCAGTGCCGATGGCCGAGGTCAGCGGCGAAGACGTGGCGATGGCCGGCGAGGCCGAGATCAGGATCTCCCTGGACCGGCCGGCCTACGTCTACCCCCTGTTCGAGCAGGCGCTGCGGGTGGCCACCGGCGAGTCGGTCGAGGACCACCTCACCCGCATCGGGCGGCTGTGGGCGCGGTTCAACGCGGTGGCGGTGGACAACCCGCACGCCTGGATCCGCACCCCGCACAGCGCCGACGACATCTGCCGGGCGGGGCCGCACAACCGGATGATCAGCTGGCCGTACACCAAGTTGATGAACTCCAACAACATGGTCGACCAGGGTGCGGCGCTCGTACTGACCTCCGTGGAGCAGGCGCGACGGCTGAAGGTCCCGCCCGAGCGGTGGGTCTACCCGCTGGCGGGCACGGATGCGCATGACACCGCGTCCATCGCCGAACGCCACGAGCTGCACCGCTCGGCGGCCATCCGGATCGCCGGCGCCCGGGCGCTGCAACTGGCCGGGCTGGGCATCGACGACGTCGACAACGTGGACCTGTACTCGTGCTTTCCCTCCGCGGTGCAGGTGGCGGCGGCCGAACTCGGGCTGGGCCTCGACGACCCCGCCCGACCGCTCACGGTGACCGGCGGGCTGACGTTTGCGGGCGGGCCGTGGAGCAACTACGTCATGCACTCCATCGCCACCATGGCCGAGTTGCTGGTGGCCAATCCCGGGCGGCGCGGTTTGATCACCGCCAACGGCGGCTACCTGACCAAGCACAGCTTCGGCGTCTACGGCACCGAACCGCCGGCCGAATTCCGTTGGGAGGACACCCAATCGGCCGTCGACCGGGAGCCGACGACCGATGCGGCGGTCGAGTGGGAGGGCGTCGGCACCGTTGAGGCCTGGACGACGCCCCACGACCGCGAGGGTGAGCCGGAGAAGGCGTTCCTGGCGGTGCGCACCCCGGACGGGTCGCGCGCCCTGGCCGTCGTCACCGATCGCGCCGCCGCGCAGGCAACCGTGCGCGAGGACATCGGTGGCGCCAAGGTCGCCGTCGCCGTCGACGGCAGCGCGACGCTGCAGTAG
- a CDS encoding NAD-dependent epimerase/dehydratase family protein translates to MHILVTDATGALGRLVAGQLIAAGHTVTGIAELPHPCLDRNVEFVCAPLRDRVLRELTDEADAVIHLAPIDPTAPGNAAMDGLARVTDAAARAGSRLLFVSQAAGRPELYRPAEDLVASSWGPSVVVRIAPPVGRQLDWMVCRTVATVLRTKVSAQPMRVLHLDDLMRFLVTALDTDRTGVVDLASPDTVNLVTAWRMLRATDPRSRLHRVRSWSQLIPDLNVAAAQEDWLFEFGWHALDAVADTARGLVGRRLDTAGAINHGAQLALPVEVLPQRAGNGAHSAAPEGVEGEFDDRIDPRFPVFSATALTDALPGPLTPITLDVQLSGLRTASRVLGRVLALGGAVGEEWDSRAIAVFGHRPYVGVSVNMVAATQLPGWDQDAVARDALVGRPQVGDPLPLGEPALAGGALGSIAKAVAAGRSVALLRHLRANTRDYCAAAVAEQVDAAQLALLPQAALEVRLRLLRDRIHQGWILNALWLLDTGITAAALVRSQAGQSAPGLGMITESGLVAAETAELAAMLAADPPLCALAADGNLASIRALAPKTAAAVDAAVARIGHRGPGDAELASQTFADDPAMLLSAAAAAAAAPAEPAAPATLAERLAANARGSKELAHDATMRFTHELRMTLRALGSLRVEADLIDAVDDVYYLTCNELVTMPGDARLRIKRRRTERERLQVQCPPEVIDGRWTPPQHCAEGSPAQRPAG, encoded by the coding sequence GTGCACATCCTGGTTACCGACGCCACCGGCGCACTCGGGCGGCTGGTCGCTGGGCAGCTGATCGCGGCCGGGCACACCGTCACCGGAATTGCTGAGCTGCCGCACCCCTGCCTGGACCGCAACGTCGAATTCGTTTGCGCGCCGCTGCGCGACCGGGTGTTGCGCGAGCTGACCGACGAGGCCGACGCGGTCATCCACCTGGCCCCGATCGACCCCACCGCCCCCGGCAACGCCGCCATGGACGGGCTGGCGCGCGTCACCGACGCCGCCGCCCGGGCCGGGTCCCGGCTGTTGTTCGTGTCGCAGGCCGCCGGCCGGCCCGAGCTGTATCGACCGGCCGAGGACCTGGTGGCCTCGAGCTGGGGGCCCAGCGTGGTGGTCCGGATCGCGCCGCCGGTCGGTCGTCAGCTCGACTGGATGGTGTGCCGCACGGTGGCCACCGTGCTGCGCACCAAGGTGTCGGCGCAGCCGATGCGGGTGCTGCACCTCGACGACCTGATGCGCTTTTTGGTGACGGCCCTCGACACCGACCGCACCGGCGTGGTGGACCTGGCCAGCCCGGACACCGTCAACCTGGTCACCGCCTGGCGGATGCTGCGCGCCACCGACCCCCGTTCCCGGCTGCACCGGGTGCGCAGCTGGTCGCAGCTGATTCCGGATCTCAATGTTGCTGCCGCGCAAGAGGATTGGCTGTTCGAGTTCGGCTGGCACGCGCTGGACGCGGTCGCCGACACCGCGCGTGGGCTGGTCGGGCGCCGGCTGGACACCGCGGGCGCGATCAATCACGGCGCCCAGCTCGCGCTGCCCGTCGAGGTGCTGCCGCAGCGGGCGGGCAACGGCGCGCACAGCGCGGCGCCCGAAGGCGTGGAAGGCGAATTCGACGACCGGATCGATCCGCGGTTCCCGGTGTTTTCGGCCACCGCGCTCACCGATGCGCTGCCCGGACCGCTCACCCCGATCACGCTCGACGTCCAACTGAGCGGGCTGCGCACCGCGAGCCGGGTGTTGGGCCGGGTGCTCGCGCTGGGCGGCGCGGTCGGCGAGGAATGGGACAGCAGGGCCATCGCGGTGTTCGGCCACCGGCCCTATGTCGGGGTGTCGGTCAACATGGTCGCCGCCACCCAGCTGCCCGGCTGGGACCAGGACGCCGTCGCCCGCGACGCCCTGGTGGGCCGGCCCCAGGTCGGCGATCCGCTGCCGCTCGGTGAGCCGGCGTTGGCGGGCGGGGCGCTCGGCTCGATCGCCAAGGCGGTGGCCGCGGGACGGTCGGTGGCGCTGCTGCGGCACTTGCGGGCGAACACCCGCGACTACTGCGCCGCCGCCGTCGCCGAGCAGGTGGACGCCGCCCAACTGGCATTGCTGCCGCAGGCCGCGCTGGAGGTGCGGCTGCGGCTGTTGCGCGACCGCATCCACCAGGGCTGGATCCTCAACGCGCTGTGGCTGCTCGACACCGGGATCACGGCGGCGGCGCTGGTGCGCAGCCAGGCCGGGCAGAGTGCGCCCGGCCTCGGCATGATCACCGAAAGCGGCCTAGTGGCAGCCGAAACCGCCGAGCTGGCGGCGATGTTGGCGGCCGACCCGCCGTTGTGTGCGCTGGCCGCCGACGGCAACCTCGCCAGCATCCGCGCGCTGGCGCCGAAGACCGCCGCCGCCGTGGACGCCGCGGTGGCGCGGATTGGACACCGCGGGCCCGGGGACGCCGAGCTGGCCAGCCAGACGTTCGCCGACGACCCGGCGATGCTGCTGAGCGCCGCCGCCGCTGCCGCCGCGGCGCCCGCCGAGCCCGCCGCGCCGGCGACGCTGGCCGAGCGGCTGGCGGCCAACGCCCGCGGCTCTAAGGAGCTGGCCCACGACGCCACCATGCGGTTCACCCACGAGCTCCGAATGACGTTGCGCGCCTTGGGATCTCTGCGGGTGGAGGCGGATCTGATCGACGCCGTCGACGACGTGTACTACCTGACCTGCAACGAGCTGGTGACCATGCCCGGCGATGCCCGGCTGCGGATCAAGCGCCGCCGCACCGAGCGGGAGCGGTTGCAGGTGCAATGCCCACCCGAGGTCATCGACGGCCGGTGGACGCCGCCGCAGCACTGCGCCGAGGGATCGCCGGCCCAGCGCCCCGCGGGCTGA
- a CDS encoding NAD(P)/FAD-dependent oxidoreductase translates to MASATGFVIIGGGLAAAKAVEALRDNNFDGRIIVFADEEHLPYERPPLSKEFLAGKKSLTDFTVQNSDWYRDNDVDLRLNTRVCALDAAGHTVGLADGTTVAYDKLLLATGSAARRPPIPGSDCAGVHYLRTYEDAVALNSFLGEGKSLAVVGAGWIGLEVAAAARQRGVEVTVVEAARQPLTAALGETVGEVFATLHREHGVDLRLETQVREITRADGSATGLRTTDGSAIPADAVLVAVGARPNIELAEAAGLSLADGGVLVDASLRTSDPDIYAVGDIAAAEHPLLRTRIRTEHWANALKQPAIAVAGMLGRPGEYDELPYFFTDQYDLGMEYVGHAPRFERVVFRGDVAAREFVAFWLDADDRVLAGMNVNIWDVLDDVKALIRSRAPIDADRLGDPGAPLGELLG, encoded by the coding sequence ATGGCCAGCGCGACCGGCTTCGTCATCATCGGCGGCGGACTTGCGGCGGCAAAAGCCGTGGAAGCATTGCGGGACAACAACTTCGACGGGCGCATCATCGTGTTCGCCGACGAGGAGCACCTGCCCTACGAACGGCCGCCGCTGTCCAAGGAGTTTCTGGCCGGCAAGAAGTCACTGACCGACTTCACCGTGCAGAACTCGGACTGGTACCGGGACAACGACGTCGACCTGCGGCTCAACACCCGGGTGTGCGCGCTGGACGCCGCCGGCCACACCGTCGGGCTCGCCGACGGCACCACCGTGGCCTACGACAAGCTGCTGCTGGCCACCGGATCGGCCGCGCGGCGCCCGCCGATACCGGGATCGGATTGCGCCGGCGTGCATTACCTGCGCACGTATGAAGACGCGGTGGCGTTGAATTCCTTTCTGGGCGAAGGGAAGTCGCTGGCCGTGGTGGGTGCGGGGTGGATCGGGCTGGAAGTGGCCGCGGCCGCGCGCCAGCGCGGTGTCGAGGTCACGGTGGTGGAGGCGGCCCGACAACCCCTGACCGCGGCGCTGGGGGAAACCGTCGGCGAGGTGTTCGCCACGCTGCATCGCGAGCACGGCGTGGATCTGCGGCTCGAGACGCAGGTGCGAGAGATCACCCGGGCCGACGGCTCGGCGACCGGCCTGCGCACCACGGACGGGTCGGCGATCCCCGCGGACGCGGTGCTGGTGGCCGTCGGCGCCCGACCCAACATCGAACTCGCCGAGGCGGCCGGGCTGTCCCTGGCCGATGGTGGTGTGCTGGTCGACGCGTCGTTGCGCACCAGCGATCCCGACATCTACGCCGTCGGCGACATCGCCGCCGCCGAACATCCGCTGCTGCGCACCCGGATCCGCACCGAGCACTGGGCCAACGCGCTCAAACAGCCCGCGATCGCCGTGGCCGGGATGCTGGGCAGGCCGGGCGAATACGACGAACTGCCCTACTTCTTCACCGATCAGTACGACCTGGGCATGGAGTACGTCGGGCATGCTCCCCGGTTCGAGCGGGTGGTGTTCCGCGGCGACGTCGCAGCCCGCGAATTCGTCGCGTTCTGGCTCGACGCCGACGACCGGGTGCTGGCCGGGATGAACGTCAACATCTGGGATGTGCTCGACGACGTCAAGGCCCTGATCCGGTCCCGGGCGCCCATCGACGCCGACCGGCTCGGTGATCCCGGCGCACCGCTGGGCGAGCTGCTCGGTTGA
- a CDS encoding DUF72 domain-containing protein — MTVRIGTSGWSYDHWADVLYPPGTPSARRLSRYIEVFDTVELNASFYRWPKDSTFAGWREQLPDGFTMSVKAHRGLTHYRRLASPEPWIERFERCWELLGDRRGVLLVQLHPEQQRDDARLDSFLERMPASIRVAVELRHPSWNDPAVYALLERRRAAYVVTSGLGLACIPRATTDLVYIRMHGPDPAANYAGSYSDEDLRCWAERITAWDGDGKDVWMYFNNDLGGHAVRNALALRELVG, encoded by the coding sequence GTGACCGTGCGCATCGGTACCTCCGGGTGGTCGTATGACCACTGGGCGGATGTGCTGTACCCGCCGGGAACGCCGTCGGCGCGCCGGCTGTCCCGCTACATCGAGGTGTTCGACACCGTCGAGTTGAACGCCAGTTTCTACCGCTGGCCCAAGGATTCGACGTTCGCGGGGTGGCGCGAGCAGTTGCCGGACGGCTTCACCATGTCGGTCAAGGCGCACCGCGGACTCACCCACTACCGCCGGCTGGCCTCCCCCGAACCGTGGATCGAACGGTTCGAGCGGTGCTGGGAGTTGCTGGGCGATCGGCGCGGCGTGCTGCTGGTGCAGTTGCATCCCGAGCAGCAGCGCGACGACGCCCGCCTGGATTCCTTCTTGGAGCGCATGCCCGCGTCCATCCGCGTCGCCGTCGAACTGCGCCACCCGTCGTGGAACGACCCCGCGGTGTATGCGCTGCTGGAGCGCCGCCGTGCGGCGTACGTGGTGACGAGCGGCCTTGGACTGGCGTGCATCCCGCGTGCGACGACCGACCTGGTCTACATCCGGATGCACGGACCGGACCCAGCCGCCAACTATGCCGGCTCGTACTCCGACGAGGACTTGCGGTGCTGGGCCGAGCGGATCACCGCCTGGGACGGTGACGGAAAGGACGTGTGGATGTATTTCAACAACGACCTGGGCGGCCACGCGGTACGCAACGCGCTCGCGCTGCGCGAGCTGGTGGGTTGA
- a CDS encoding endonuclease, which translates to MSNRDQRVRRLLDVAGQTYAAQARIKLSDKPMPLFQLLVLCMLASKPIDAAIAVGAAAELFKAGLRTPKAVLDADRQTMIDAFGRAHYVRYDESSATRLTDMAERVRDDYSGDLRELAARSEHDTASAKRMLKKFKGIGDTGADIFLREVQDVWTWVQPYFDDRATGAAKKLGLPAEPDKLGSLAPQANARLAAALVRASLDDDVRRQVSG; encoded by the coding sequence ATGAGCAACCGCGACCAGCGAGTGCGACGACTGCTCGACGTCGCCGGCCAGACGTACGCCGCGCAGGCGCGCATCAAGCTGAGCGACAAGCCGATGCCGCTGTTTCAGCTTCTGGTGCTGTGCATGCTGGCCAGCAAGCCGATCGACGCGGCCATCGCCGTGGGCGCGGCGGCCGAACTGTTCAAGGCGGGTCTGCGAACCCCCAAGGCCGTGCTGGATGCGGATCGGCAGACCATGATCGATGCGTTCGGGCGCGCCCACTACGTGCGTTACGACGAGAGCTCGGCCACCCGGCTCACCGACATGGCCGAGCGCGTGCGCGACGACTACTCCGGTGATCTGCGCGAACTGGCCGCTCGCAGCGAGCACGACACGGCGTCGGCGAAACGGATGCTGAAGAAATTCAAGGGCATCGGCGACACCGGCGCCGACATCTTTCTGCGCGAAGTCCAGGACGTGTGGACCTGGGTGCAGCCCTACTTCGATGACCGGGCCACCGGAGCCGCCAAGAAACTGGGGCTGCCCGCCGAGCCGGACAAGCTGGGAAGCCTTGCGCCGCAAGCCAATGCGCGGCTGGCCGCCGCCCTGGTGCGCGCGTCGCTGGACGACGACGTGCGCCGGCAGGTCAGCGGCTGA
- a CDS encoding TfoX/Sxy family protein, whose protein sequence is MPYDEDLANRIRELLGGQPGIEEKRMFGGLAFLLNGNMSVAASGQGGLLVRVPPEDTDKLVARAHVGPVVMAGRETRGWLRVDAAGVRTKRQLAGWVARGVGYAESLPPK, encoded by the coding sequence ATGCCCTACGACGAGGACCTGGCCAACCGGATCCGCGAGCTGCTCGGCGGTCAACCGGGCATCGAGGAGAAGCGCATGTTCGGCGGGCTGGCGTTTCTGCTCAACGGCAACATGTCGGTGGCGGCCAGCGGCCAGGGCGGGCTGCTGGTGCGGGTGCCGCCCGAGGACACCGACAAGCTCGTCGCGCGCGCCCATGTCGGCCCGGTGGTGATGGCCGGGCGGGAGACCCGTGGCTGGTTACGAGTCGACGCCGCCGGGGTGCGGACCAAACGCCAGCTTGCGGGTTGGGTCGCCCGCGGCGTCGGATACGCCGAAAGCCTGCCGCCCAAGTAG